The window GTGACGACTGGCTGCATCTTCCCTTTGTCTGGCTGTGAAATATATACTGTACGAGGTGCAAAATGGGTGGAGCGTGCCGGTGTGTGGTACCCAGATGGAGATAAATACAGCTGCAGAATACACTTCATGAGCAAATAGCAGAAGTGGGTCCTCTATAATCAGACAAACACGAGGATGCGTTTTGGGGGTCCCATGttggttgtttttctctgtctttctctgctccGCTCTCCTTCAGCGCTGCACTTCAACTGCCCCTTTTTATCCACTCTGTCCTCAGGTGTTGCCAGCAAACCCAGAGGAGTCGTGGCAGGTGTACAGTTCAGCCCAGGATAGTGAGGGAAGGTGTGTCTGCACTGTGGTGGCGCCCCAGCAGTCCATGTGTTCACGGGATGCCCGCACCAAACAACTGAGGCAGCTGTTAGAGAAGGTAATCACCTGCTTAACTCCAGAGCAGCACAACACTCACTGTCGTGCAATGCCCACAGTGGTTAGCTTTACTCTTTTTTACCTGCAAGTACTTCACACATAAagtcaaatgcacacacacacacacacacacacacacacacacacacacacacacacacatataggcTTACCCATTTTCGTGGTCGTCCAATCACCTCTCTGCCCGTTGGACAAGAATAGGAATCATGCTCTAATGAGCTCCCTGGAAACACAGCAGGCGTCATGGGAGGCAGCTATatgctctgtttttattgtacTGCACACATCCAGGGCAACACATCTAATGATGCAACCCGGCTCAATACCCCAAGACTGGACACAGAAGGAACATTTAAGCACGTTTAGGGCAAAATACTTGTTATCCAAAGATGGAGATCATCGCTGAATAATGTAGAGTTAATGATTCACATGAACTGGCAGGAAATATACACATCAACAGATCTCTAATGAATAAATAGAGGATGTGCCAGGTTTATGGAGTTTCTGGAGCACAACAGTTTTGAGAAACCAAATGTCTTAACAGTATGTATTCTACACTTCCACCATGTGTCTGAGGCCCCTGACTAGTTGGCCCGGTGTCAGAGTTTGTGAATCACTGCAAGAAGAAAGCCAAGCCAAAACAACATATTGAAAGTCTGTTGCGTGTTCTCGCGCTCATCGCTCTCATTAGGCCGTTCGAAATAGAGACGTGTTTCATCGCTTGTCCAACGTGTCCGTACGTGTGCCACCTCAGGTCCAGAACATGACCCAGTCCATCCAGGTGCTGGACCAGCGAACCCAGAGGGACCTGCAGTACGTGGAGAAGATGGAGGTCCAGCTCCGTGGCCTGGAGACCAAGTTCAGGCAGGTGGAGGAGAACCACAAGCAGAACATCGCCAAGCAATACAAGGTACGGAGCCAAATCTCCAGCCATTGACCCAACCGCCATTCTGTCCGAGCTGCTCTGTAGCCCATTACACCCAACCTAACCcattctgtgttttcccactGTGGAGATGTGTTGCCTAAACCACAAAACCTCATACCCAGAAATCCATACTGCATGAGGAGTCAGACAGGTTAATTAATCAAATCCATAAACTGCAAGActtcacatcttttttttacaCCAACTCACTTTATGAAACCGTGTGATGGAAACGTCAGTAAGTTTGGAAACGAAGAGGTTTTGATTAAaccttttatttatcacaatgcACCTCTACAGTGAACTCAAAGATCTGCATGTGGGATGTAGATCCTTAATCTGAGTAAAGAGTTGACACTAAACCCTTTTTTCTTAAAGGGCTTACTGTCCAGTCAGAATAAAATAAAGGCACGTTGAGTCCTGCAGTAGGGTAGaatttaacaaataaaaatgaattaacaaTTGCTGCACATTAGAGATATTAACATTGTCTTTAAAATGCAGATTATTGTCTCAGTTCATTGATTAATTGTCAGAAGATAGAGAAGAATCTTAGTTTGTAAAGCCTGTGGTGATACCATCATATTACCTGCTTTATCCAACAAGAcgagcagcaaatcctcacacgTAAGAAGCTGg is drawn from Chaetodon trifascialis isolate fChaTrf1 chromosome 20, fChaTrf1.hap1, whole genome shotgun sequence and contains these coding sequences:
- the olfm1b gene encoding olfactomedin 1b isoform X3; protein product: MQPASKLLTLILLIFMGTELTQVLPANPEESWQVYSSAQDSEGRCVCTVVAPQQSMCSRDARTKQLRQLLEKVQNMTQSIQVLDQRTQRDLQYVEKMEVQLRGLETKFRQVEENHKQNIAKQYKG